Part of the Pseudomonas chlororaphis genome, TCGTCACCTGGAAGGCCGGTCATCACCCGGGCCGGGCCGTCTGCCCCTCACAGAGGCGGGTCAGACAGCCTGGCCCCTGCGTTCAATGCGGATTACATCTGTTGTCACCCGGCAACTTCATGATCACGTCATGGGGCACGTAGGGACGGGCGGGCTCAATGCTCCAGGTGGGCTTGTTCTCGGCGATGTCCGGAGAGTCGAGGTGGCAAGCCAGTTGGCGGCGCATGCTGCTGCCCATGTTGTCGAAATTCCAATCCTTGCGATTCGGATCGAGCGCTGCGGCCTTGATCGCCAACTCGGCCAACACCACATTGGTTTTCCCGACACCGGCTTTTCTGCCACACGCCGTGGGCGTGATCTTGAGCGAGGAGATCGTTCCCAGCACCGGTTCTACATAGTTGTTATCCCACTCGAGTTTTTCGATGTAGTTATCACAAGAACGGCTGTCCGCGGGGGCGGGTATCTGTTGATCGACCGGATAGTAGGCAAACTTCGCGTCTTCGCCGATAGAACGAGGAAATTGAACCTTGATGATCGGCTTCCAGGCATTACCCTGCTCCACCCAACGGCGTTGGTCATCACGGGCGAAGTCGCGGGCGGTGAACGCCCGGGTCGTTCTGTCGATGTAATCCACGCCACTTTCATAAATGAACGCGGCGATGGGAAGTTCCAGGCGCGTGGCTTTTGCTGAATCGCTGTCACTGGCGACAGGCGCGTCGAACTTCTTGCGGTCCTGGCTGCTCCAGTCCCTGTTCCAGTACTTGTTATCCGGCCAGGTTTCGATCCGCAACTCGGACTGGGTGTTTATCGCATCGCCCTGCTCCTCCGGGTCCTTGGCCAGCACCTTGCGAGCCTCGACAAAGGTGTTCAATGCGTCGGCCTTGTTATAGCTGCCGAAGTAATCCCGGGTCGTATCGAAACCGCATTGGAAGCGGTGGGCTTTCGTCACCTCGGGGTCCTGGGTCTGGCGATCGTAGTGTTCCATCCAGGCCTTGGGGTTGCTGATGCTCAGCTTCTGGCAGTAGTCCTCGACGACGCCCAGGGTATTGCCATTCTCCTGGTAATCACCGCAACCGTTGTTGTTCCGATAATTGGTCCAGGAGTCGATGACAAACGCGCAGAGCACCTTGATCTTGAACTGGGTCTTGTCGTCCACGAAATCATTGGGCGTCAGCGCAAAGCCGTTGTAGCGGAGCATTCCCAGCCCGTTGAACTCAACGTCCTTCCTCAAGTAGGAAACCGATGTGCCACCGGCCGAAAGACCGCTTCCGCCGGCTTCAACGCTGTGTGAAAACGGACTGGCATCCCAGGGCAAGTAACTTTGTTTACTGGCGATCCCGCGAAGTATCAGACCTGAACAATCGGACGCCAACCTGCCGCTGCCACAATCGCGAGCAGTCAAGCGATACCAGTACTCCATCAACTTCGCCGTGTCCGTTCCCGGGTCGGCCTGTGACAAGCCGCAACTGGTGAAGAGTCCGATCATTAAAGAAGCGTTCAAGATGACCCGATACTTGCGCATGTCCCTCTCCTGGAGTTCTCTACATCGCAAAATCCGCAGTGATTCAAGGCACAATTCAATACGCCGCGCGCCGGATATAAGCCGGTATCCGCAGCATTAAAATCATGAAGAACGACTGTCTGGATTTGAGTATTCGGTAATCTTGGGCGAGCGCCTACTGTCAGAAGTGACAGTCAATCGAGGTTAATTAAACGTTTTCCTCATAACAGGCGGGTCATTGATCAACAAATGAGCTACGCCTGTCCCTGTAGCCAGGAGCCTGCTCCCGCTCGGTTGCGTAATGACCACCTTTTGGGGCCGCTATGCACCTCAGCGCGAGTAAGCGCGCTCGCCCCACACAGACCCCAAACCTCGAACCTGTATCGCAGCGAGCGCCGTCATTGACCGATCCAGGGGAACATCAATCTGTCATGCAGGTCGGTTACATCAGGAGCTGTCGCCGCCCGCACGACGGATGTGTGCAAAAACGCGACATTTTTAGTTGATCTCAGGCCCCTCACGCCCTAAAGTTCGCGCCGAACGTCCATGCTGGAAACGATCCATCCGGCTCAAGTACTGACGACGAGACAGCAAGGCCAAGGGCATCCCTAGATCCAGGTCGTTTGAGAGCGTAGCGAGCGCAGGCAAGACAAGGCGGGAAGAGGCGAGGAAGCGGAGTTTACTGATTGTAAATGAGCATTCCGAGCCTCTTTCCAACGCAGTATTGCCAAGCGCAGTAGCTCTCAAACGACCTGGATGGCCTTTTTGCTTTCGGCGGCAATGCCTTGGGAAGTAGGCGAACCAAAGTGGGGATACGGAGGACGTTCACGAAGGCTACCCGGCCTTCACACCCATTGATCCTGATGTTTGCCAGTAGGAGTCCCAAGTATGTCGATCCAGGTCGAAGATTATTTCGCGCGCGAAACTTTCCAGAAGATGAAAGCGTTCGCCGACAAGCAGGAAACCCCGTTCGTGGTGATCGACACCGCGATGATTGCCCAGGCCTACGACGACTTGCGCGCCGGTTTCGAGTTCGCCAAGGTCTACTACGCCGTGAAGGCCAACCCGGCGGTGGAAATCATCGACCTGCTCAAGGAAAAAGGCTCGAACTTCGACATCGCCTCGATCTATGAGCTGGACAAGGTCCTGAGCCGCGGCGTCACGCCAGACCAGATCAGCTACGGCAACACCATCAAGAAATCCAAGGACATCCGCTACTTCTACGAGAAGGGCGTGCGCCTGTATGCCACCGACTCCGAAGCCGACCTGCGCAACATCGCCAAGGCCGCGCCGGGCTCGAAAGTCTATGTGCGCATCCTCACCGAAGGCTCGACCACGGCTGACTGGCCGCTGTCGCGCAAATTCGGCTGCCAGACCGACATGGCCATGGACCTGCTGATCCTGGCCCGCGACCTGGGCCTGGTGCCCTACGGCATTTCGTTCCACGTCGGCTCGCAACAGCGCGACATCAGCGTCTGGGACGCCGCGATCGCCAAGGTCAAGGTCATCTTCGAGCGTCTCAAGGAAGAAGACGGCATCGTGCTCAAGCTGATCAACATGGGCGGTGGCTTCCCGGCCAACTACATCACCCGCACCAACAGCCTGG contains:
- a CDS encoding ornithine decarboxylase produces the protein MSIQVEDYFARETFQKMKAFADKQETPFVVIDTAMIAQAYDDLRAGFEFAKVYYAVKANPAVEIIDLLKEKGSNFDIASIYELDKVLSRGVTPDQISYGNTIKKSKDIRYFYEKGVRLYATDSEADLRNIAKAAPGSKVYVRILTEGSTTADWPLSRKFGCQTDMAMDLLILARDLGLVPYGISFHVGSQQRDISVWDAAIAKVKVIFERLKEEDGIVLKLINMGGGFPANYITRTNSLETYAEEIIRFLKEDFGDDLPEIILEPGRSLIANAGILVSEVVLVARKSRTAVERWVYTDVGKFSGLIETMDEAIKFPIWTEKKGEMEEVVIAGPTCDSADIMYENYKYGLPLNLAIGDRLYWLSTGAYTTSYSAVEFNGFPPLKSFYV